A stretch of the Agromyces larvae genome encodes the following:
- a CDS encoding hemolysin family protein: MSDWAGLAWLVVLLIGNAFFVGAEFAVISARRSQIEPLAEQGRRSAKTALWAMEHATLMLAMSQLGITICSLLILNVSEPAIHHLLEAPLHLTGWSEDAVGTIAFVITLVLVSYLHVVFGEMVPKNLSFSVPDRAVLLLAPPLVFLARVFRPVIVALNATANGVLRLFRVEPKSEATSTFTLEEVQTIVDQSRREGVLEDASGTLTAAFEFTSKCVRDVAVPASGLVSLPSDATPADVERAVARHGFSRYVLLDADGEPHGYVHLKDVIDLDDDEFDDPIPAKRVRRLVSIFDGTDLEDALATLRRLGTHVARAFDEAGETTGVIFLEDIIEELVGEVQDATRRG; this comes from the coding sequence ATGAGCGACTGGGCGGGCCTCGCGTGGCTCGTCGTGCTGCTGATCGGCAACGCGTTCTTCGTGGGCGCCGAGTTCGCGGTGATCTCGGCGCGCCGCAGCCAGATCGAGCCGCTCGCGGAGCAGGGCCGGCGCAGCGCGAAGACGGCGCTGTGGGCGATGGAGCACGCGACGCTGATGCTCGCGATGAGCCAGCTCGGCATCACGATCTGCTCGCTGCTCATCCTGAACGTGTCCGAGCCGGCGATCCACCACCTGCTCGAGGCGCCGCTGCACCTCACCGGCTGGTCGGAGGATGCGGTCGGCACGATCGCGTTCGTCATCACCCTCGTGCTGGTCTCGTACCTGCACGTCGTGTTCGGCGAGATGGTGCCGAAGAACCTCTCGTTCTCGGTGCCCGACCGGGCGGTGCTGCTGCTCGCGCCGCCGCTGGTGTTCCTCGCGCGCGTGTTCCGGCCGGTGATCGTGGCGCTGAACGCGACCGCGAACGGCGTGCTGCGGCTGTTCCGGGTCGAGCCGAAGAGCGAGGCGACCTCGACGTTCACGCTCGAGGAGGTGCAGACCATCGTCGACCAGTCGCGTCGCGAGGGCGTGCTCGAGGACGCGAGCGGCACGCTCACGGCCGCGTTCGAGTTCACCTCGAAGTGCGTGCGGGATGTCGCGGTGCCGGCGTCGGGGCTCGTCAGCCTGCCGTCCGATGCGACGCCGGCCGATGTCGAGCGCGCCGTCGCGCGGCACGGCTTCAGCCGGTACGTGCTGCTCGACGCCGACGGCGAGCCGCACGGCTACGTGCACCTGAAGGACGTGATCGATCTCGACGACGACGAGTTCGACGATCCGATCCCGGCCAAGCGGGTGCGGCGGCTGGTCTCGATCTTCGACGGCACCGACCTCGAGGACGCGCTCGCGACGCTGCGCCGGCTCGGCACGCACGTGGCGCGGGCGTTCGACGAAGCCGGCGAGACGACCGGGGTGATCTTCCTCGAGGACATCATCGAGGAGCTCGTCGGCGAGGTGCAGGACGCGACCCGGCGCGGGTGA
- a CDS encoding VOC family protein — MFEKLMATAVLPAADLDRAKQWWHDVLGRDPVWSEDEGEIAFYDIGGTVVLVYRTDYAGTARNTALNLMTDDLDRDMTALRTRGVVFHDYDLPGVTTVDGVAETGEERTAWFSDSEGNIIALGQPSAQMRELATKLRSSSAGTG; from the coding sequence ATGTTCGAGAAGCTCATGGCGACGGCAGTGCTTCCGGCGGCGGACCTCGATCGCGCGAAGCAGTGGTGGCACGACGTGCTCGGCCGCGACCCCGTGTGGTCGGAGGACGAGGGCGAGATCGCCTTCTACGACATCGGCGGCACCGTCGTCCTCGTGTACCGCACCGACTACGCCGGCACCGCCCGGAACACCGCGCTCAACCTCATGACCGACGACCTCGACCGGGACATGACCGCCCTGCGGACCCGCGGCGTCGTGTTCCACGACTACGACCTGCCCGGCGTGACGACCGTCGACGGCGTAGCCGAGACGGGCGAGGAGCGCACCGCGTGGTTCAGCGACAGCGAGGGCAACATCATCGCCCTCGGCCAACCCTCCGCGCAGATGCGAGAACTCGCGACGAAGCTGCGTTCGTCGTCGGCCGGGACGGGGTGA
- a CDS encoding NADH:flavin oxidoreductase/NADH oxidase — translation MFRPITIRDLEIRNRIWVPPLCQYSVTARDGVPTDWQLVHLGSFAAGGAGLVIAEATAVNPVGRISDYDTGIWNDEQVAAWRRITRFIRSQGAASGIQLAHAGRKASVWPEPLRRPGSQPLDAGGWPTVSASPIAFEGYRAPVALDEAGIRATIDDFRQAARRAVAAEFDLVEVHAAHGYLLHQFLSPLSNRRDDAWGGDLAGRARLLLEIVRAVRAEIGERMPLFVRFSATDWVDGGWDEAQTATVARWAQEAGADFFDISTGGLVADAHIPTGPGYQVPHAERVRDAGGVAVSAVGRITSPAHAEELVASGRVDAVMFGKAMMRDPHFAMRAAHELGADTSMWPVPYLRARPAVNDGEW, via the coding sequence CTGTTCCGCCCGATCACGATCCGCGATCTCGAGATCCGCAACCGGATCTGGGTGCCGCCGCTCTGCCAGTACTCGGTGACCGCGCGCGACGGCGTGCCGACCGACTGGCAACTCGTGCACCTCGGGTCGTTCGCCGCGGGCGGCGCGGGCCTCGTGATCGCCGAGGCGACGGCGGTCAACCCGGTCGGGCGCATCTCCGACTACGACACCGGCATCTGGAACGACGAGCAGGTCGCCGCCTGGCGACGCATCACCCGGTTCATCCGGTCGCAGGGCGCCGCATCGGGCATCCAGCTCGCGCACGCGGGCCGCAAGGCGTCGGTCTGGCCCGAGCCGCTGCGCCGGCCGGGGTCGCAGCCGCTCGATGCGGGCGGCTGGCCGACGGTGTCCGCGTCGCCGATCGCGTTCGAGGGGTACCGCGCGCCCGTCGCGCTCGACGAGGCGGGCATCCGCGCGACGATCGACGACTTCCGGCAGGCGGCGCGGCGCGCCGTCGCCGCGGAGTTCGACCTGGTCGAGGTGCATGCCGCGCACGGCTACCTGCTGCACCAGTTCCTCTCACCGCTGTCGAACCGTCGCGACGACGCGTGGGGCGGCGACCTCGCCGGGCGGGCGCGGCTGCTGCTCGAGATCGTGCGCGCGGTGCGCGCCGAGATCGGCGAGCGGATGCCCCTGTTCGTGCGGTTCTCGGCGACCGACTGGGTCGACGGCGGGTGGGACGAAGCGCAGACCGCGACCGTCGCCCGCTGGGCGCAGGAGGCGGGCGCCGATTTCTTCGACATCTCGACCGGCGGACTCGTCGCCGACGCGCACATCCCGACCGGCCCCGGCTATCAGGTGCCGCATGCCGAGCGGGTGCGCGACGCGGGCGGGGTCGCCGTCTCGGCGGTGGGTCGCATCACGTCGCCGGCGCACGCCGAGGAACTGGTCGCGTCGGGCCGGGTCGACGCCGTGATGTTCGGCAAGGCGATGATGCGCGACCCGCACTTCGCGATGCGCGCCGCGCACGAACTCGGCGCCGACACCTCGATGTGGCCGGTGCCGTACCTGCGTGCCCGGCCCGCCGTCAACGACGGCGAGTGGTGA
- a CDS encoding HAD family hydrolase produces the protein MPWPHLAPISLAPRVVVFDYGEVISREPSTADRAVLLERAGAESEPFWAAYWAHREGLDQGTQSIAEYWAAVGRDLGRDYSPIDVHELWAIDHRSWLSVDPATLAVLHALRAGGTRLGLLSNAGADFAGWLRFGSFAPLFERVFISGELGLVKPGREIYEHVIADLGIEASDLVFIDNKAENVEGAKAIGGDGHVFTDAAALEAWLRGVAS, from the coding sequence ATGCCCTGGCCACACCTCGCCCCCATCTCGCTCGCCCCGCGCGTCGTCGTGTTCGACTACGGCGAGGTGATCTCGCGCGAACCGTCCACGGCTGATCGCGCCGTGCTGCTCGAGCGCGCCGGCGCCGAGTCCGAGCCGTTCTGGGCGGCGTACTGGGCGCACCGCGAGGGGCTCGATCAGGGCACGCAGTCGATCGCCGAGTACTGGGCGGCGGTGGGCCGCGACCTCGGGCGCGACTACTCGCCGATCGACGTGCACGAGCTGTGGGCGATCGACCACCGCAGCTGGTTGAGCGTCGACCCGGCGACGCTCGCGGTGCTGCACGCGCTGCGCGCGGGCGGCACGCGCCTCGGTCTGCTCTCGAACGCGGGCGCCGACTTCGCGGGCTGGCTGCGGTTCGGCTCGTTCGCGCCGCTGTTCGAGCGGGTCTTCATCAGCGGCGAGCTCGGGCTCGTCAAGCCCGGCCGCGAGATCTACGAGCACGTGATCGCCGACCTCGGCATCGAGGCATCCGATCTGGTCTTCATCGACAACAAGGCCGAGAACGTGGAGGGGGCGAAGGCGATCGGCGGCGACGGCCACGTCTTCACCGACGCGGCCGCCCTCGAGGCCTGGCTGCGCGGAGTCGCCTCGTGA
- a CDS encoding ADP-dependent NAD(P)H-hydrate dehydratase, with product MEPNGWREWTAADAAEWIVEPGPDDDKYARGVLGVITGSLDYPGAAVLGVEAASRAGVGMVRYIGPRRVAAAVLLRRPETVRVAGRVQAWLLGSGMDATRRSFVLAGELQHALASGVPIVLDAGALDLVGSHTGPTIVTPHARELANLLASRDLRSSVEEVRADPAGWAVRAARELGTAVLLKGAVTRICDPEGSRFTVTAATHRLATAGTGDVLGGILGALVATNHARFAHDRSALAKIAASAAWVHAEAGRRASEAVDGGPVTAMDVAGAVPAVVGGLARRH from the coding sequence ATGGAGCCGAACGGCTGGCGGGAGTGGACGGCCGCGGACGCGGCCGAGTGGATCGTCGAGCCCGGGCCCGACGACGACAAGTACGCGCGAGGCGTGCTCGGCGTGATCACGGGGTCGCTCGACTACCCGGGCGCCGCGGTGCTCGGCGTCGAGGCCGCGTCGCGCGCCGGCGTCGGCATGGTGCGGTACATCGGCCCGCGCCGGGTCGCCGCCGCGGTGCTGCTCCGCCGGCCCGAGACCGTGCGCGTCGCGGGGCGGGTGCAGGCCTGGCTGCTGGGCAGCGGCATGGATGCCACGCGCCGCTCGTTCGTGCTCGCCGGCGAACTGCAGCACGCGCTCGCCTCGGGCGTGCCGATCGTGCTCGACGCCGGCGCCCTCGACCTGGTCGGCAGCCACACCGGGCCGACGATCGTCACCCCGCACGCCCGCGAGCTCGCGAACCTGCTCGCCTCGCGCGACCTGCGCTCCTCGGTCGAGGAGGTGCGCGCCGACCCCGCCGGGTGGGCCGTGCGTGCGGCTCGTGAACTCGGCACCGCCGTGCTGCTGAAAGGCGCGGTCACCCGCATCTGCGACCCCGAGGGCAGCCGGTTCACCGTGACCGCCGCGACCCACCGGCTCGCGACCGCCGGTACGGGCGACGTGCTCGGCGGCATCCTGGGCGCGCTCGTCGCCACCAACCACGCGCGGTTCGCGCACGACCGGTCCGCGCTCGCGAAGATCGCCGCGAGCGCCGCGTGGGTGCACGCCGAAGCCGGACGCCGGGCGAGCGAGGCCGTCGACGGGGGGCCGGTGACCGCGATGGACGTCGCGGGCGCCGTGCCGGCCGTCGTCGGCGGGCTGGCGCGCCGGCACTGA
- a CDS encoding amino acid ABC transporter ATP-binding protein gives MTESVLHLTGIRKSFGDSEVLRGIDLEVAAHEVVALIGASGSGKSTLLRTVNLLERIDDGVIRLRGEDISDPRVNADRVRARIGAVFQHYNLFPHLSVIDNVTLAARLVHRMPRADAERRGRELLASIGLAEFAGAYPDRLSGGQQQRVAIVRAIMTEPELLLLDEVTSALDPELVGEVLALVRSLADGGTTILMATHEMAFARDVADRVVFLDGGRIAEHGPAHEVFTAPREPRTREFLARMLHG, from the coding sequence ATGACCGAGTCGGTGCTCCACCTCACCGGCATCCGCAAGTCGTTCGGCGACTCCGAGGTGCTGCGCGGCATCGACCTCGAGGTCGCCGCCCACGAGGTCGTCGCCCTCATCGGCGCCTCGGGGTCGGGCAAGTCGACGCTGCTGCGCACCGTGAATCTGCTCGAGCGCATCGACGACGGGGTGATCCGGCTGCGCGGCGAGGACATCAGCGATCCGCGGGTGAATGCCGACCGGGTGCGCGCGCGCATCGGCGCGGTGTTCCAGCACTACAACCTGTTCCCGCACCTGTCGGTGATCGACAACGTGACGCTCGCGGCTCGGTTGGTGCACCGGATGCCTCGCGCCGACGCCGAGCGGCGGGGCCGCGAGCTGCTCGCCTCGATCGGGCTGGCGGAATTCGCCGGCGCGTACCCCGACCGGCTCTCGGGCGGGCAGCAGCAGCGGGTCGCGATCGTGCGCGCGATCATGACGGAGCCCGAGCTGCTGCTGCTCGACGAGGTGACGAGCGCACTCGACCCCGAGCTGGTCGGCGAGGTGCTCGCGCTCGTGCGGTCGCTGGCCGACGGCGGCACCACGATTCTGATGGCCACGCACGAGATGGCGTTCGCACGAGACGTGGCCGACCGGGTCGTGTTCCTCGACGGCGGGCGGATCGCCGAGCATGGGCCGGCGCACGAGGTGTTCACCGCACCGCGCGAGCCGCGTACGCGCGAGTTCCTGGCGCGGATGCTGCACGGCTGA
- a CDS encoding amino acid ABC transporter permease: MTAATTDPPHGSSAGPSEVEFARRAYRRRQTGRSVLISAASTLVFAVVVIGAVLLSPGWSRVQQTFFDWDVAVASFPRIIAGLWLNLQVLVFAAVGVALVGLLLATLRTLRGPVFFPLRALATGYTDLFRGVPLIIMLYLIGFGVPALEFFPRVPVAVWGTVAIVIVYSAYVSEVLRAGFEAVHPSQRLAARALGLTHGQTMRRVVVPQALRKVTPALMNDFVAMQKDVGLISVLGAVDAVRGAQIEVAHFFNYTPYVVAGLLFVLLAWPTIRLTDWLSARMRDREQVGSLV; this comes from the coding sequence GTGACCGCCGCCACGACCGACCCGCCGCACGGCTCCTCAGCCGGCCCGAGCGAGGTCGAGTTCGCGCGGCGCGCGTACCGGCGTCGGCAGACCGGCCGGTCGGTGCTGATCAGCGCGGCGAGCACGCTCGTGTTCGCCGTGGTCGTGATCGGGGCGGTGCTGCTCTCACCCGGTTGGAGCCGGGTGCAGCAGACCTTCTTCGACTGGGATGTCGCGGTCGCCTCGTTCCCGCGCATCATCGCGGGGCTCTGGCTGAACCTCCAGGTGCTCGTGTTCGCCGCGGTCGGCGTCGCGCTCGTCGGCCTGCTGCTCGCGACGCTGCGCACGCTGCGCGGGCCGGTGTTCTTCCCGCTGCGCGCGCTCGCGACCGGCTACACCGATCTGTTCCGCGGCGTGCCGCTGATCATCATGCTGTACCTCATCGGCTTCGGCGTGCCGGCCCTCGAGTTCTTCCCGCGCGTGCCCGTCGCCGTGTGGGGCACGGTCGCGATCGTCATCGTGTACTCGGCGTACGTGTCCGAGGTGCTGCGGGCCGGCTTCGAGGCGGTGCATCCGTCGCAGCGGCTCGCCGCGCGCGCCCTCGGCCTGACGCACGGGCAGACGATGCGCCGGGTGGTCGTGCCGCAGGCGCTGCGCAAGGTGACCCCGGCGCTCATGAACGACTTCGTCGCCATGCAGAAGGACGTCGGGCTCATCTCGGTGCTCGGCGCGGTCGACGCGGTGCGGGGTGCGCAGATCGAGGTCGCGCACTTCTTCAACTACACGCCGTACGTCGTCGCCGGCCTGCTGTTCGTGCTGCTGGCGTGGCCGACGATCCGGCTGACCGACTGGCTGAGCGCGCGCATGCGCGATCGCGAGCAGGTCGGGAGCCTGGTATGA
- a CDS encoding ABC transporter substrate-binding protein, with protein sequence MSRRPLLVLAVAAAAALALTGCTAGGDSADTGSGGDFVTEGKFTVGTGEPAYFPWVIDDTPESGEGFESAVAFAVAEQLGFAKEDVVWVRTTFDQAIAPGPKDFDINLQQFSITPERAEAVDFSSPYYETTQVVITVEGSPAAGATSIADLKPLLIGAQTGTTSFDAIEQAIAPDQGAQVFNTNDDAKLALQSGTVDAIVVDLPTAFYLTGAELDGGLIIGQLPTAGAGDEFGLVLAKGSPLTERVTAAVDALREDGTLDALAEQWLGSDDTAPVPR encoded by the coding sequence ATGTCACGTCGACCGCTCCTCGTCCTCGCCGTCGCCGCTGCGGCGGCGCTCGCCCTGACCGGCTGCACCGCGGGCGGCGACTCCGCCGACACCGGGTCCGGGGGCGACTTCGTCACCGAGGGCAAGTTCACCGTCGGCACCGGCGAGCCGGCGTACTTCCCGTGGGTCATCGACGACACCCCCGAATCGGGCGAGGGCTTCGAGTCGGCGGTCGCGTTCGCGGTCGCCGAGCAGCTCGGCTTCGCGAAGGAGGACGTCGTCTGGGTGCGCACCACCTTCGACCAGGCGATCGCCCCAGGGCCGAAGGACTTCGACATCAACCTGCAGCAGTTCTCGATCACGCCCGAGCGGGCCGAGGCGGTCGACTTCTCGTCGCCGTACTACGAGACCACGCAGGTCGTCATCACCGTCGAGGGCTCACCGGCGGCGGGCGCGACGTCGATCGCCGACCTGAAGCCGCTGCTCATCGGCGCCCAGACGGGCACCACCAGCTTCGACGCGATCGAGCAGGCGATCGCGCCCGACCAGGGTGCGCAGGTGTTCAACACGAACGACGACGCGAAGCTGGCGCTGCAGTCGGGCACGGTCGACGCGATCGTGGTCGACCTGCCGACCGCGTTCTACCTGACCGGCGCCGAGCTCGACGGCGGCCTCATCATCGGCCAGCTGCCCACGGCGGGGGCCGGCGACGAGTTCGGCCTGGTGCTCGCCAAGGGCTCGCCGTTGACCGAGCGGGTGACCGCCGCGGTCGACGCGCTCCGCGAGGACGGCACCCTGGACGCGCTGGCCGAGCAGTGGCTGGGCAGCGACGACACCGCGCCGGTGCCGCGGTGA